A region from the Fundulus heteroclitus isolate FHET01 chromosome 22, MU-UCD_Fhet_4.1, whole genome shotgun sequence genome encodes:
- the atoh7 gene encoding protein atonal homolog 7: protein MSFESGPGSLFVLNLSDPGLSAAMKSRRPSCTDSGSESSEPDSKSPEKFETATRRRMAANARERKRMQGLNTAFDRLRKVVPQWGQDKKLSKYETLQMALSYIVALNRILTDPRRHAAPRRQWLDLQLDVVPPESYPCLMRYDCAAGQEYVHSSFPYEFDSHHVHA from the coding sequence ATGAGCTTTGAATCCGGCCCCGGGAGCCTCTTCGTCTTGAATCTGTCCGACCCCGGTTTGTCCGCAGCCATGAAGTCCCGCCGGCCCAGCTGCACCGACTCCGGGTCCGAGTCCTCGGAGCCGGACTCCAAGAGCCCGGAGAAATTCGAGACCGCCACGAGGCGACGGATGGCGGCCAACgccagagagaggaagaggatgcAGGGTCTGAACACGGCCTTCGACCGCCTGCGCAAAGTGGTGCCGCAGTGGGGGCAGGACAAAAAGCTGTCCAAGTACGAAACCCTGCAGATGGCCCTCAGCTACATCGTGGCCCTCAACAGGATCCTGACGGACCCCAGGAGGCACGCGGCTCCTCGCCGGCAGTGGCTGGACCTGCAGCTGGACGTTGTGCCGCCTGAAAGCTACCCGTGCCTGATGAGGTACGACTGTGCTGCAGGACAGGAGTACGTCCACTCGTCCTTTCCTTACGAGTTTGACAGCCATCACGTCCACGCGTGA